The following are from one region of the Juglans regia cultivar Chandler chromosome 10, Walnut 2.0, whole genome shotgun sequence genome:
- the LOC108989752 gene encoding probable phospholipase A2 homolog 1 codes for MLRGAGFSLVPVALALVFTFLTFVAECSINNSEVTCSRTCVAKNCDNAGIRYGKYCGVGWTGCPGEKPCDDVDACCKIHDECVGKHGLNNVKCHEKFKSCIKKVQKSGKVGFSRECPYETAVATMVQGMDLAILMSQLTNSKFEL; via the exons ATGCTGCGTGGTGCCGGATTCTCCCTTGTGCCCGTGGCATTGGCCCTCGTTTTCACCTTTCTCACCTTCGTCGCCGAGTGCTCTATCAATAACTCCGag GTAACGTGCAGCAGAACCTGTGTTGCCAAGAATTGCGATA ATGCTGGGATACGGTACGGAAAGTACTGCGGAGTAGGGTGGACCGGTTGTCCCGGAGAAAAACCGTGCGATGATGTCGATGCTTGTTGCAAAATTCACGACGAATGCGTCGGAAAACATG GTTTGAACAATGTGAAATGTCATGAGAAGTTTAAGAGCTGCATAAAGAAAGTACAGAAATCTGGGAAGGTCGGATTCTCTCGGGAGTGTCCTTATGAGACAGCTGTGGCTACCATGGTCCAGGGTATGGATTTGGCCATCTTAATGAGCCAGTTAACTAATTCGAAGTTTGAACTCTGA